The Leptospiraceae bacterium genome includes a region encoding these proteins:
- a CDS encoding HDOD domain-containing protein, whose protein sequence is MSEENIPIGLHPINFKPYKVMIAEDSTIDRSLLRRYLQSERFEILYESTNGDDLLFYLKESINKPDLICIDINMPNKNGIEVIQEIRKTYTSMKVAVISASTDKAVIQNLLQLKIDAFVKKPYNRTQILQKLSIALGRQEEQSKESTVNNLNLGNLVIPPLPAVAIKVSTFDSSNPTGGSEELERIIGPDKSITTDIMKIANSAFYARSGRVHTLKDAITLLGMKTVKNLVLLQANKQFTHNLQGEVYQKNLQELPILSALIAYDLTVPLGMKNFKDDAFLASLLRKIGMTILALNYLEKYTDVIDLSNSNGKDLITLEREAFQIDHVEIGTKVFKLWNMPKGLQDVVSHQNFLVEEVHKVSHIDKITRLAGCLAYQMLGYELKVEEKEIEETIFNFYNAPNEVRESFQKDYYDMIKDHPFFDMLN, encoded by the coding sequence ATGTCAGAAGAAAATATTCCAATTGGATTACATCCAATAAATTTTAAACCTTATAAAGTAATGATAGCAGAGGACTCTACAATTGATAGAAGTCTACTCAGAAGATATTTACAGTCAGAACGTTTTGAAATTTTATATGAGTCAACTAACGGTGATGATTTATTGTTTTATTTAAAAGAATCAATCAATAAACCAGATTTAATTTGTATAGATATCAATATGCCAAATAAAAATGGAATTGAGGTAATTCAAGAAATCCGCAAGACATATACATCGATGAAAGTTGCAGTCATTTCTGCATCGACTGATAAAGCCGTAATTCAAAATTTACTCCAATTAAAAATTGACGCATTTGTTAAAAAACCATATAACCGAACGCAAATTTTGCAAAAATTATCAATAGCACTTGGACGACAAGAAGAACAATCCAAAGAATCTACTGTTAATAATTTAAATTTAGGAAATCTGGTAATACCACCATTACCCGCTGTGGCCATTAAAGTATCTACTTTTGATTCTAGTAATCCTACTGGAGGAAGTGAAGAATTAGAACGAATTATTGGCCCTGACAAATCCATTACAACCGATATAATGAAAATTGCGAACTCTGCATTTTATGCTAGGTCAGGGAGGGTGCATACACTGAAAGATGCGATAACGTTACTCGGAATGAAGACCGTAAAGAATTTGGTTTTATTACAAGCAAATAAACAATTCACTCATAATTTGCAAGGCGAGGTTTATCAGAAAAACTTGCAAGAATTACCTATATTATCCGCACTTATTGCTTATGATTTGACAGTACCCCTAGGAATGAAAAATTTTAAGGACGATGCTTTTCTTGCTTCTTTACTTCGAAAAATCGGTATGACAATTTTAGCATTAAATTATTTAGAGAAATATACAGATGTAATTGATTTATCAAATTCAAATGGGAAAGATCTAATAACCTTAGAAAGAGAGGCATTTCAAATAGATCATGTAGAAATAGGAACTAAAGTTTTTAAATTGTGGAATATGCCAAAGGGTTTACAAGATGTAGTCTCACATCAGAATTTTTTAGTAGAAGAAGTTCATAAAGTATCGCATATCGATAAAATTACAAGACTCGCAGGTTGCCTCGCCTACCAAATGTTAGGATATGAGTTAAAAGTAGAAGAAAAAGAAATCGAAGAAACAATTTTTAATTTTTATAATGCACCGAATGAAGTGAGAGAATCTTTTCAGAAGGATTATTATGATATGATAAAAGATCATCCTTTTTTTGATATGTTAAATTAG
- a CDS encoding HNH endonuclease — MVNTEESFWSDVSDEEISRERKKAKELKQSAWWKQKRSSGICHYCNKKFPVEELTMDHLIPLVRGGKSIKGNLVPSCKDCNNKKKHNLPFELQ; from the coding sequence ATTGTGAATACAGAAGAATCATTCTGGTCTGACGTTTCAGACGAGGAAATTTCTAGAGAAAGAAAAAAAGCAAAAGAACTAAAACAGTCAGCCTGGTGGAAGCAAAAACGTTCTTCAGGCATTTGCCATTATTGTAATAAAAAATTTCCAGTTGAGGAGCTAACAATGGATCACCTCATACCACTGGTTCGAGGTGGAAAATCCATAAAGGGAAACCTTGTCCCTTCCTGTAAAGACTGTAATAACAAAAAGAAACACAACTTACCGTTTGAATTACAGTAA
- a CDS encoding CBS domain-containing protein: MVDIATLSRTEMLKKLKVEDLMTREVLTIDYDDLIGKAARLMIENHVHSLLVLKYGKPTYMVSTYDLIRVSYEEAFNETNADMLRTPVEELVKGQNLVSVSTDTSLLDALSMYVEYSIHSLPVIDDGNVMGILTLMDLAKWYKKTHE; encoded by the coding sequence ATGGTAGATATCGCAACTTTAAGTAGAACAGAAATGTTAAAGAAATTAAAAGTAGAAGATTTAATGACTCGTGAAGTACTAACTATTGATTACGACGATTTAATTGGCAAAGCGGCACGCCTCATGATCGAAAATCATGTCCACAGCCTACTAGTTTTAAAATATGGAAAACCGACATACATGGTTTCCACATACGATTTAATTCGAGTATCGTATGAAGAAGCATTCAATGAGACTAACGCCGATATGCTACGAACACCTGTTGAAGAATTAGTCAAAGGCCAAAACCTAGTCTCTGTATCAACGGATACTAGCCTATTAGACGCACTTAGTATGTATGTAGAATACTCAATTCATTCTCTACCGGTTATTGATGATGGTAATGTAATGGGAATTTTAACACTCATGGATTTAGCTAAGTGGTATAAAAAGACCCACGAATAA